In a genomic window of bacterium:
- a CDS encoding copper transporter, producing the protein MISLRYHLLSLVAVFFALAIGILIGSAFVMRADIRSISQNLQKEFAKVREEVRKEREATKQIQAIIENYRKFAQLLLPSLVKGKCVGQSVGIICIGKVEDKTVSELGESIEMAGGRISFTVYLNPSQIEGREDKDGIFANFANNLAIGNRSGLKALEKENLINIKDWQGTASKLLVISDKQADKKRVKGVDVPLITKLMTSGLKVIGGEEFTTSFSAIPSYRDLGISTVDCVDYEIGELAIVLLLSGKEGNYGMGKGADALLPPL; encoded by the coding sequence ATGATAAGCCTAAGATATCATCTCTTGAGCCTTGTTGCCGTGTTCTTCGCTTTAGCAATTGGGATTCTCATCGGCTCAGCCTTCGTAATGCGGGCTGATATCAGGAGCATATCTCAAAACCTACAAAAAGAGTTCGCGAAGGTGAGAGAGGAAGTGAGGAAGGAAAGGGAAGCAACAAAGCAGATACAGGCGATTATAGAAAATTACAGGAAATTTGCCCAGCTTCTCTTGCCTTCGCTTGTAAAAGGCAAGTGCGTGGGACAATCTGTTGGGATAATCTGTATAGGTAAAGTTGAAGATAAGACGGTTTCCGAATTGGGGGAATCCATAGAGATGGCTGGTGGAAGGATTTCCTTTACGGTTTATTTGAACCCCTCTCAAATTGAAGGGAGGGAGGATAAGGACGGGATTTTTGCTAATTTCGCAAATAATCTTGCCATAGGGAACAGAAGTGGATTGAAGGCGCTTGAAAAGGAAAACTTGATAAATATCAAGGATTGGCAAGGAACAGCCTCAAAGCTTCTTGTAATCTCTGATAAGCAAGCTGATAAGAAAAGGGTGAAGGGGGTAGATGTTCCTCTTATTACTAAACTTATGACATCTGGCTTGAAGGTGATAGGAGGTGAGGAGTTCACAACTTCCTTCTCCGCTATCCCTTCTTACAGAGACTTGGGTATTTCCACTGTTGATTGCGTTGATTATGAAATTGGGGAGCTAGCGATAGTGCTTCTGCTTTCGGGAAAAGAAGGCAACTATGGGATGGGTAAAGGGGCAGATGCCTTACTTCCACCACTTTGA